AAGAAACATACGAAGACGTATTCAAACAGCTCGACTTTAGGAAAACCCACCACACCATTATCAAAATCTTGTTCAAAAGACCAGAAACCAGGAAAAAAGAAATTATAACTCTCGGTTATGTCCAGGGAGTAGCCCTAGCTCCAAACGGCCTTGTTGCCATTGCCTACCTCCCTAGGGCACCTTCCTGGCTAGACGAATTCTTCATGACCATTACCAGAACAGTAAGCAAATACAAACACCTGAAAGTCCTATGGGGCTTTGAACCCTTCGTCCACCTACCAGTCCTAGACCACACCATAATAGTAGAAGCAAGTGAAATAAGAGAAAGCCCATACGGGAGAATAGCCGTCCCTCCATTTGAGCATGAAGATGAAAAAACACTCTTCGAAGCAATTTACGCAAAAGCAACAACACTAGAAGAACTAGTAAAGACATTAATCGAGCAAGAAATGAAAGAACTCGTGAACTCAGCCCTCAAAATAAACCCCTATATGAAGAGCTATAAGTTACTTGAAAAGGCCAGGAACGAGAGAAAGAAAGAAGAGAAATTCAAGATCGCTGAAGGTGGAGAAATCACCTTGATCGACATGAGCAAGAAGGAAGATATTTGGAGGGACTTTGAACTATGAACGAGAACACAGTATCAGCAAAAGACGTATTCAACCAAATAGCCGAACAGATGAACATCACACTAGAAGAAAAAACCAAAGAAGTTGAAAAAATCGAAAAACAAGAAGTGCTCCAGGAAGAAATTGAAGTTAAGAAAAGAAAATACATAGGAAAGAGCGCAAGAATAAATGCCGAGCTCATGAAAGAAGCGCTAAGAGAGCTCAAGAAAGCCCACGAGAGAAGCTACCAGCCCGAGGTAACCCAAGCCATTGAAAGAGCCGTGAGGCTACTAAAAGTAATTATAAAAGAAAATGAAGAAATGTTTCCTAGAGTGCTAAGGTCTAACACCAGTGATTAAAAACACCCTTATTTTCTTTTTATTCTAAGTCTCCAAAGAATGTAATCAATCAAAGACATCCTCGACTTATATAAGACATTAACAGTCCAATCCTCTTTAGTTGTTCCACGTACAAAATTACATTCATCAAGAAATACTTCAACAGTAGTAGCCTTTGAGAGAATATTTATTATATATTCTCTTAAATTTTTAAAACTCTCTATCAATTCCTGTCGTTGTTTATCTGTCAGCATTGAGTTATTTAAAGATATGATAACTCCCGTAAACTCCTCCCACAATTGTTCGAGTATAGGGATATGATTTTCAATTAAATCATAGAATAAATCCTTATTATAAGGTCTAAAGTCGAAATGATCTATTAATATTTTCAGAACATCCTTAAGTGTCTCAAAACCTGACATAGGTAATGATAAATCTCTAAGAAATATCTCAACATTTCCATCATCATTCACGCCAATACTTTTGAAAAATGATAATAAAGGCCTAATGACTTCTTCCTGGAGTTTCTTTGTGTGTTCTCTCATAACAGGAAACATAATTAAGGATCTCTGATATTCGAGATTTTCAGCATTTAGGGCAGCTTGAAGAAGTGCGATAACTGCAAGTATAACTGTCGCAATTGCAGAAGCTATCTGAAATCTATTACTAAGACTAATTTTCAAAAGATAAATAAATAAAATTAAAGTTGCAATATTTACAGCAACAATAATTAATGTATTGATATAGAATTTCCTTGATCTCATAGCAGACCCCCTATGGCACTTCTCCTATTTTCTTCCCATCAAGCACAAATTCCCATTTCCATGTCCAAATTACAGAGAACTTCCTTTTGATATTCAAAATATATTCATCATTTGGACCCACTCTAAAAGTTGCCTCTTTATCCACCCTCTCCTTTACCTCCACACCATTCACCCTAATCTTAAGAGAACCCCACCAAGGCTCAAACTCGTAGGTATCCTCTCCAATTCTAAGAATAAGAGCCCTAGTATTTCCAAAAACCACATTCAAGAAACTACCAATTATTAAGGCCACACCCGCCAAAATCCACTCCAAAGCCCAAAATTGAAACTCCTTAGTGTAAAGGGAAGCCGTTGCATAGACCTTCTTTGGAACTAACATGCTGAAAGTATTATCAAAGTACACCGTATAGTTGCCAGAACCAGGAACTAAGAACCTGATCCTAATAGGGCTAACAAGTTTTCCAAAGTCCTTGACCCTCCTACCATTTTCGTCCACGATATATATTATTATATCCCCATTCCCACCATGAACTACTGCACTAATTTCCAAAATACTTTCCTTCCCAAAATGCCAAGACCAAGACTGAGTATCCTTGGGAAGGATCGTAAATTCCTCCCTCCAAGTCTTATAGTATTCATAGGAATACAAGTTTTGATAACCATAAAATACCATTAAAATCCCAATAATTAGAAGAGCCACATTAACCCCCCACCTCCGAACGGGTCTCTTTTCAACATTAACATTCGGAGGCAAACCATTTTTAGCCACTAACCTTTTTAAACTCCTAACTCTACTATCCATTGAATCTCCCACCCCCACCCTTCTTCCAAGCTCTCTAAACTATCGAACAAAACAATAAAACCCTTTCTCCCCCCATTGCCAAGCCCACGACAATCCGAAAACATTACTATTAAAAGAAGAAAGAAAAATGCATGAGAGTGCAACGCCCTGAGATGTCTGCCCCCTCTTTCTACGGTAGAAAACTTTATAAGGTAAAACTTTCTACCGTATAAGGGTGGGGAGGGTGCTCAAGGTCCAAATCCACAAACAAATCAAGAGGCAGAAAAAGAGAGGTAAAATCTATAACGTCGAGCAAAGGCTTATCTACATCCCGTCTAAAGCCAAGCTCCCTGATGAAGTTTACATCCTCACTCCAGAAGAACTCAAAGAGCTAGTCGACCTAATCCCGGCTGAAAAGAGACCAAGCTGGCTGGTGGTGGAATGAAAGACATAATCATAGCGCTTGATAGGAGCATAGGAAAACGTAAAATATACTCTCTTGTGATAATAAACGAGGCCAATCTCCCTCAATTTAACCAAAAAGCCTCTTGGCTCAAACACATCTCAGAACTGCCAAAAAGAGAACGCGCATCATATCTTCGAAAGTTTCCTGAGCGGTACCAAGATCTCAAACCACTTCTCCATAAAGTTGAGCTAACTCCTTTTTTTCAGCGATATCGCCCCCACTATTGAAAGTTCAATCCCCTCAGTAGGCCTTGTGATCATAGACGATGCAGTACTCAACAAGCAATTGAAAGCGTACTCCAACCGGAAGAATATTTTAAGAGAAAGCATTGCAAAGAACAGGAGAAAATTCCGGTTGCTCGTTTTATTAGCCGACAACCTCGCCTATTATGGGAGAGAAGTCTTTGAGAACACAAAAACTCTCACTGCGTTTAAAAGAGAACTTAGAAGACGAGGTATACTATAAAAAGACGTCTTACACGGGCCCCTCTCACGGTGCGTCCCCGGCTTCATGAGCATCTGCCAGGGCCACCACTCGAAGGGCCCCCTCACTAGTTATATAACTTGTACAACCTTATAAAACTTTGCCAACCACGACACCCGCCGAAAGCCCACCCTTGTTCATTCTGTATGTAAGAATGAACACACTTGAACAACAAAAAAGCCTTATCCCGCCTTTTCTATATGCAACCAAGTAGGACCTACAGGGGAGGACCTTGTAGGTCCTACACAACCCCCAACCCAAGAGCACGTGAAAATCCTCAGAAAAACCAAAAAAGAAAAAAGAAAACCAGAAAAATCGTCGAAAATTACTATCAAAAGAAGTAAATCCGTGAGGATAAGCCCACTCCAGAATTGGTTTATAAACTAACTAATACAATACTCATATATAAATATCTCGGGAAAATAAAACAAAGGAGGAAACAGCATGCCAGAAGAAACACCAGAACCACTAGCAAAATTCCACGCCCAAGTTTACCGAAACGGAAGAATAGCCATACCTAAGAACGAAAGAGACTACTTTGGAATAGACCAACATGACATAGTCGAGCTAATAGTGAGAAAAATTGTTAATAACAAAATCGTTGGAAGAGGGTGGTTTTTAGCACAGCTTACAGTAAGGGGAGTATTAACAATTCCCTTAGGACTTAGAAAAGAACTTGAGATAAGAGATGGTGATTTTGTCGAGGTTCTTCTACTTGGTTTCATTAGAATCGAAGATATGATTGGTGAAAAAGGACTCAAAATAATGAAAGCACTAAGAGCTAATGAGTATAGAGTCATTTCAGAAGATGACGAAAAGAGACTTTTATCTATAGTTGCTAGGGGTATATATAATAATGACATACTTTTTATTTAGGCAATAAATTGTTAGTTAAACAATTTATTTAGGTGTTTGGAGCGCTTTATTATCCTAATACTCCCCTCTCTATGGCTTGTTATTTATAAATCAATTTCCTGTTAGGAAATCCTGGCAGTTTACCTTGTTGCAGAGTAATATACTTGAGTTTTCTGTTAAAATATCTATTTATAAATAACAAGGCTTTTTCAAAGCAGAATATGCAGAATAAAGCCCTATGAACGCTAGAATAAATTGTTTAACTAACAATTTATTGCCTAAATAAAGAGTATATTCTTTACGCTATTCTCGGCTTCCAGCACCATTGTTTAGAGATGTCTCTTTTAGTGCACGAAAAGTTTTTAAATAAATAACAACAAAATTGTTATAGCGAAAATATTGTTAGGTGATTAGGATGCCAAGGCCAAGAAAGTATGAGTATGGTCCTGCATTACTTACAATTTCAGTATCTCCTGAAGTCGCGAAAGAGTTTGAGCGTAGGAGGAAAGAGCTTGGAATGACTCGCGGTGAGTTTCTTGCATGGCTTTTGGAAAAAGTGAGTTTTGCACAAAGAGAAGGGTGAGGATTTATGGCGAGAAAACCTGAATACAGGAATCCGCGCACATTTTCGGTGACTCTTGAAGCTGAGATAAAAGAAGAAATTGATGAAGCTAGGGGTGGACTTAGTTATGGTAAATTCTTCACCATACTTTGGCGTGCCTATAAAGGAGAAGTTGTTGATGCTGTTGAGTTGGAGACTCTCAGGAGGGAAAATGAGGAATTGAGGAAGCAAAATAGGGAGCTTCTTGAGCGTGTTGAGAAGCTTCAGCGGGAAATTGAGAGGTTGAGGGTTAGGCTTGAGGGTAGGTCTGCTGTGGAGTCGGGTCTTGTTGAGAGGATTAATGCTTTGTTTTCGAAGAGGGATGAGTTCAAGTTTGCTCTGTTTCTTAGGGAGCTTGGTTTTAGGGAGAGGGGTGATAGGCTTGAGGAGAGGGCTCTTGAGTTCGTTAGGAAGTATTTTACTGATGAGGGTGATGTTCTTGTTTCAAGGAGTCTTTCTCTTGTGATTGTTAAGGATTCGGATAAGGTGCTTGCTTGGAAGGTTAGGCGCCTTGGTGATGGTTCCTTTCGAGGGGGTGAAGTAGGGGAGGTGGTGGAGGATGGATTATGAGGAGATGGTGGGGAGGTTTGTTGAGTTTTTTAGGGAATAT
The window above is part of the Pyrococcus sp. NA2 genome. Proteins encoded here:
- a CDS encoding t26-17p encodes the protein MGRVLKVQIHKQIKRQKKRGKIYNVEQRLIYIPSKAKLPDEVYILTPEELKELVDLIPAEKRPSWLVVE
- a CDS encoding AbrB/MazE/SpoVT family DNA-binding domain-containing protein, which encodes MPEETPEPLAKFHAQVYRNGRIAIPKNERDYFGIDQHDIVELIVRKIVNNKIVGRGWFLAQLTVRGVLTIPLGLRKELEIRDGDFVEVLLLGFIRIEDMIGEKGLKIMKALRANEYRVISEDDEKRLLSIVARGIYNNDILFI
- a CDS encoding ribbon-helix-helix protein, CopG family codes for the protein MPRPRKYEYGPALLTISVSPEVAKEFERRRKELGMTRGEFLAWLLEKVSFAQREG